In Clostridium sp. 'White wine YQ', the DNA window TAGGCAAGTTATCAATTATATAGTCTTTTTCCATAAACCCAACTGTTTTTTTATCTATATCTCCAATTGTTTTGATTGAATTATTCTTTCTTGAAATTATCACATAAGGTATTTTAATAATTGGATCTGTAAATACCATAAACTTGTCTCTCTCTTGAGTTTCATTTGCGCCATAAAGTAAGTCTATCTTATTATTTTCTAAGTCAGAAAAAATTTTTCCCCAGTTATCAGTTTTTATCTTAACTTTTATTCCTAGATCATCACTTATATTCTTCATAAGTGGGGTAAGATAGCCTTGTATTTCATTATTATATTTGAAATACTCTGAACCTAAGTTAGGGTCTACTCCTAAAGTAAGAGTTTTATCCTTATTTTCTTCAAGCCAATTCTTCTCATCTTCAGTAAGACTTAGTTTATTATTCATCTTTGCCTTAACTATTCCTTTATTATTAAGAATAATGGTTCCCATAAACAAAACAATGGCAAAAATTATTATTTTTTTGGTTTGCTTCATTATAATGCACATCCAATCAAACTATTATCTTTATAACTTAGAATCATTATAGTATATCCAAGCTAATTCTTTAAGCTTTTTTACCAATATTTTTTCTATAAAAAATATCTCTAATGCCTAATCCATTATTACAGGATGACATTAGAGATAAATATCATTTTCTATTTACTATAGTGCTAATTTATATATATTTAATACATCTTGTGAATTAAGAGGTCTTAGATTTCCTAAATCCCCTCTTCTTGTAGCTTGATTTGCCATTATTTCTAACTTTTCAGAATCAATGCCCACTTGAGATAATCTTGATGGAATTCCTAGTTCATTGAAATATTCTCTAGTTTTTTCTATTGCTTTATTTGCTATAGAAACTTTATCTTCCTTCTCATCTATTCCCCAAACATTTACTCCATATTGAACAAAGTTATCTAAAGTATCTTCATTTAATATATATTTCATCCAATGAGGAGTTAAGATTGCAAGACCAACACCATGTGTAATATCATAAAAAGCACTCAATTCATGCTCCATAGCGTGAACACTCCACTCAGTTCGCTTACCATAGCTTAATAATCCATTTATCGCTAAGCTTGATGCCCACATTAAGTTAGCTCTGGCTTCATAATTTTCTGGTTCTTCCATTGCAATTGGTCCATATTTTATGCAAGTCTTAAGCAATGCTTCTGCCATTCTATTCTGTAAATATGCCTCTTTTGTCCTGCTAAAATATACTTCAAATATATGACTCATTATATCTGCAGTACCTGCTGCAGTTTGAGAAGCAGGTACTGTAAATGTATATGTTGGATCTAATATTGAAAACTTTGGTGCCATTAATGGATGTCCTGTTCCAAGTTTTTCATTTGTATCTAAATTACTGATAACAGCTCCCGCATCCATTTCTGACCCTGTAGCAGACAATGTTAGTATGCTAGCTAAAGGAAGTACATTTGTTATTTTTCTTGGATCCTTTACTATATCCCATGAATCTCCTTCATAGTAGTAGCCAGCTGCAATTACTTTAGCACAGTCTATTGAACTTCCCCCACCGACTGCAAGAACTAATTCTATATTATTATCCTTACATATCTTAACACCCTCACGTACACTAGTTATTCTAGGGTTAGGTTCAACACCAGATAGTTCCCAATATTCAATATTATTGCCCTTTAAAAGTTCAATAACCTTGTCGTATAGTCCACTTCTCTTAATGCTACCTCCCCCGTAAACAACTAAAACCTTAGATGCATATTTTTTTATTTCATTTGGTAAAACATTAACTTGCTCCTTACCAAAAAATATATTAGTAGGTATTGAATAATTAAAATTAAGCATTTGATTTATTCTCCTTAAATTTTTGATTTACTTACACTTCTGAAATGCCAAAATGTCCTTCAAGTGATAATTCTGGGTTTAATACACGTTGTACTGATGGTAATGATATTCCTAAAGCTTCTTTTATTACTTCTTCTATTGTCTCGACAGCTATTATCTCTAATTCTTCCTTTATTTCTTCTGGAACATCCTTTAAGTCAACAACATTATCTTTTGGAATTAATACTTTTTTTATCCCAGCTCTTTGAGCCCCTATAAGTTTTTCTTTTAATCCACCAATTGGTAATACAGCACCTCTTAAGGTAATCTCACCTGTCATTGCTAACTTTGGATTTACTCTCACTCCAGTAACTAAAGATGCTAGTGCTGTAAATAGGGTTATTCCTGCTGATGGACCATCCTTTGGAACTGCTCCTGAAGGTACATGTATGTGTAAATCTTTTTCTTTAAATGTATTCACTGCAAATCTTGATTTTAATAGACTTAATGATATTCTTGCTGATTCTTTCATTACATCTCCAAGTTTACCAGTTAAAATAACTTGTCCATTACCAGGCATATCTGTAGCTTCTATAAAGAGAATCTCTCCTCCTACAGGTGTCCAAGCAAGGCCTGTTACTACTCCAGCTGGATTACTATCTTGAGCTTTATCATGTCTTGATACCTTTCTACCTAGTAGTTCCTCTAATTGGTCTTCATTTACTACAAACGGAGTCTTTTTCTTACTTGACACCATTTTTTCAGTAGCTACTCTAGCTATAGTTGCTAATTGCTTTTTAAGTCCTCTAACCCCTGCTTCCATAGTATAATCACTGATAATTGCTTGCAGTGCATCATCCTCTATAATTAATTTCTTGGATGTTAATCCATGTTCCTCAATTACTGAAGGAATTAGATGATTTTTAGCTATATGGAACTTCTCATTAATTGTATAGCTTGATATTTGAATGACTTCCATTCTATCTAATAATGGTGCAGGTATTCCTTGAGTAGAATTTGCTGTTGCTATAAAGAATACTTGTGATAAATCATAAGGTACATCTAAATAATGATCAGTAAATGTACTATTTTGTTCTGGATCAAGAACTTCTAATAATGCGCTTGCAGGATCTCCGTTGTAACCAGTCATTAACTTATCAATTTCATCAAGTATCATTACTGGATTTTTAACTCCTGCATTTTTAATTCCTTGAATTATTCTTCCAGGCATTGCTCCTACATATGTCCTTCTATGTCCTCGTATTTCGGCTTCATCTCTAACTCCACCTAAACTTAAACGTATATATTCTCTATTAAGAGCTTCTGAAATACTCTTACCTAAGCTTGTTTTACCTGTTCCCGGAGGCCCTACTAATAATAAAATTGAACCTTTCTTATTCTTCTTAAGCTTCATTACTGCTAGATATTGCAATATTCTTTCCTTAACTTTTTCTAATCCATAATGATCATCATTAAGAATTTTTCTTGCTCTAACAACATTTATATCTTTTTGCTCATCAACGTTCCAAGGAAGTTTTAATAAAAGTTCTAAATAGTTACGTATAACATTATATTCTGAACTACTAGGGTTTTGACTTTCAAGTTTAGTTGCTTCCTCTAATGCAACTTCTTCCACTTCTGATGGCATTCTTGCTTCTTTTATTCTTTCTCTATAATCGGCGTCCTTCTTTTTACTTCCATCTTTTCCTATACTTAATTCCTCTTGTATTGCTTTAAGTTGCTCCCTTAAAACAGCTTCTCTATAACTCTTATTGGCTTTTTTATTAAATCTTTCAGCCATTTCGAATTGCAATTGAATACTTTCTCTTTGTTTTAAAAGATAATCTATAAACTTTAAGCTTCTCTCTTTTACGCTTTGAGTCTTCATCAAGTCATATTTTTCTTCACTAGATATTTGCATGTATTGAGTTAAGTATCCGATTAGAGCATTTAAATCATTCATACCCTCGATAATCTTAACGAAAGCTTCTGCCCCTTTAAAGTTTTCACCAATTTCTTCAGTTGTTTTCTTAATATACTTAAGCATATCTTCTTTATTTTTTCCATCAATATCATTTATATCCGATGCTAATTCATATTCAGCTATTATAGCATTTTCTTTAAAACTTGATGTTTTTATTTCAACCCTATCAATAACCTTAATTTTTGCTTGATGTGAATCATCCTTGTTAACTATATCAATTATCTTAAATAATACACCTACATTATGTAAGTCTTCTTCTTTCATGTCATCTCTATTAAAGTTTTGCCTTAAGGGTAGAGCAATAGCATTATTATCTTCAGTAGATAAAATCTCTAATTCCTCTTTTGTTAATCTGTTTATCTTTAATGTATAGGTCATACCTGTTAATAAAACTAAGTTTGCTACAGGTATTACTATTGCTTCATTATTCTTTAAATTATATTTTTCCATATTACTCACTCCTTTTAATAAATATTCTTAAGTGAATGTTCATTTATTATATTCTATTTTTTTAACGAGATTATTTATTATAATATTATAAAAATAGCCTCGCAAAATAAATGAATCATTTACTTATACTAATAGAGCATATTGAATTATTTGTATCATTTCTTCAATTAACTCTTTTTCCTTATCATTATCATTTTTGTTAATAGTAATTGCTTTTAGTGGTGAAAATAATATTGCAACTATATTTTCATTTTTATAATTTTTAATGATTTTCTTATCCTTCATTTCATCTAACAACTTATAAAGAATACATATTCCAGATTTCCCTTTACAATTATTAGACAGTGCTGGACAACTTGAGAATTGATCAACGAAATGAAAAACTTCTTCATTTTCATTTATATATGAATAATAATTTCTAATAAGCTGTTCTATTATTTTCTTTCCATCCATTTCATTTTTAAGTTTACTTAATAAATATTCAAATACTTCTTCTGAATATTCTCTATAAATATCCCTAAGCATTACTTCTTTATTATCATAATAGATATACACTGTTGCAGGTGAAACTCCAGCTTCTTTTGCAATTTTAGAAATTGATGCACCATGAAAACCTTCATGAAGGGTTAACTTAATAACTGCTTCCTTTATTTTCTTTTGTTTTTCATCATCTTTCTTTCTCATTAACTCACCTCTATTTTATTCTATAATAAATGTTCATTCATTTATTGTCAATAGTAATTATCAATTAAAAATTATACTTTTTTATATTATTAAAGCTGCCTCTTCACTATAAGGCAGCTTTTAATTATTCTACTTCTTTCTTAATTTCTTTTGCTGTTGTCTAAGATTAGATTCTTCCTTTCTCTTAGCAAATTCCGCTTCTTTTTTTAACTTCAAGTAATTATTCCAACGATCTTTTGATAATTCCCCAGTTTCTAATGCATCTTTAACTGCACATCCAGGTTCACTTTGATGACTACAATCTCTAAATTTACATTTAACAGCTAGTTCCTCAATTTCGGAGAACGTAATATCTAACCCATCTGTTACATTCCACATTTCCAACTCTCTCATTCCAGGGGTATCAATTACCATAGTTCCATTGTCTAGCATGATTAATTGTCTATGAGTTGTTGTATGCTTTCCTTTACTATCATCTTCTCTAATTGAATTTACCTTCATAACCTCTTTACCTGAAACTCTGTTCACAAGCGATGACTTTCCAACTCCGGAAGATCCTAAAAATACAATTGTTTTTTTGGGCTTAATATATTTATCTAATAAATCAATGCCTTTACCTGTATACGAACTTACTGGAATCACGTCTACTCCAACCGCTATATTTTCAATTTCGTTCTTTTCAGTTTGATAGTCATCACATAGATCAGCTTTAGTTAGTATAATTACAGGAATTCC includes these proteins:
- a CDS encoding iron-containing alcohol dehydrogenase, producing the protein MLNFNYSIPTNIFFGKEQVNVLPNEIKKYASKVLVVYGGGSIKRSGLYDKVIELLKGNNIEYWELSGVEPNPRITSVREGVKICKDNNIELVLAVGGGSSIDCAKVIAAGYYYEGDSWDIVKDPRKITNVLPLASILTLSATGSEMDAGAVISNLDTNEKLGTGHPLMAPKFSILDPTYTFTVPASQTAAGTADIMSHIFEVYFSRTKEAYLQNRMAEALLKTCIKYGPIAMEEPENYEARANLMWASSLAINGLLSYGKRTEWSVHAMEHELSAFYDITHGVGLAILTPHWMKYILNEDTLDNFVQYGVNVWGIDEKEDKVSIANKAIEKTREYFNELGIPSRLSQVGIDSEKLEIMANQATRRGDLGNLRPLNSQDVLNIYKLAL
- the lon gene encoding endopeptidase La is translated as MEKYNLKNNEAIVIPVANLVLLTGMTYTLKINRLTKEELEILSTEDNNAIALPLRQNFNRDDMKEEDLHNVGVLFKIIDIVNKDDSHQAKIKVIDRVEIKTSSFKENAIIAEYELASDINDIDGKNKEDMLKYIKKTTEEIGENFKGAEAFVKIIEGMNDLNALIGYLTQYMQISSEEKYDLMKTQSVKERSLKFIDYLLKQRESIQLQFEMAERFNKKANKSYREAVLREQLKAIQEELSIGKDGSKKKDADYRERIKEARMPSEVEEVALEEATKLESQNPSSSEYNVIRNYLELLLKLPWNVDEQKDINVVRARKILNDDHYGLEKVKERILQYLAVMKLKKNKKGSILLLVGPPGTGKTSLGKSISEALNREYIRLSLGGVRDEAEIRGHRRTYVGAMPGRIIQGIKNAGVKNPVMILDEIDKLMTGYNGDPASALLEVLDPEQNSTFTDHYLDVPYDLSQVFFIATANSTQGIPAPLLDRMEVIQISSYTINEKFHIAKNHLIPSVIEEHGLTSKKLIIEDDALQAIISDYTMEAGVRGLKKQLATIARVATEKMVSSKKKTPFVVNEDQLEELLGRKVSRHDKAQDSNPAGVVTGLAWTPVGGEILFIEATDMPGNGQVILTGKLGDVMKESARISLSLLKSRFAVNTFKEKDLHIHVPSGAVPKDGPSAGITLFTALASLVTGVRVNPKLAMTGEITLRGAVLPIGGLKEKLIGAQRAGIKKVLIPKDNVVDLKDVPEEIKEELEIIAVETIEEVIKEALGISLPSVQRVLNPELSLEGHFGISEV
- a CDS encoding TetR/AcrR family transcriptional regulator, whose translation is MRKKDDEKQKKIKEAVIKLTLHEGFHGASISKIAKEAGVSPATVYIYYDNKEVMLRDIYREYSEEVFEYLLSKLKNEMDGKKIIEQLIRNYYSYINENEEVFHFVDQFSSCPALSNNCKGKSGICILYKLLDEMKDKKIIKNYKNENIVAILFSPLKAITINKNDNDKEKELIEEMIQIIQYALLV
- the rsgA gene encoding ribosome small subunit-dependent GTPase A is translated as MNNSIIEKYGYTDFYEKQLLELDSLDNELIPGRIVEVHKEQYKIITEYGEVPGKLKGSIFYSDKVENIYPTVGDFVLLKYNPYGESTIYKVLERRTKFSRLDSWNRIEQVVAVNFDYVFIMVSLNQDFNIKRIERYLSTAWQSGGIPVIILTKADLCDDYQTEKNEIENIAVGVDVIPVSSYTGKGIDLLDKYIKPKKTIVFLGSSGVGKSSLVNRVSGKEVMKVNSIREDDSKGKHTTTHRQLIMLDNGTMVIDTPGMRELEMWNVTDGLDITFSEIEELAVKCKFRDCSHQSEPGCAVKDALETGELSKDRWNNYLKLKKEAEFAKRKEESNLRQQQKKLRKK